From a single Miscanthus floridulus cultivar M001 chromosome 8, ASM1932011v1, whole genome shotgun sequence genomic region:
- the LOC136477468 gene encoding uncharacterized protein, whose translation MVMEVTAASRAEVDTSRPFQSVREAVEVFGERRHGGGNGSSNGSSAPPAAASPSSVLLECLNKLEEDLAEAKGEVVELRQRQAQMEVAVSSLSVQFSKGLAVYSSLSKGKEVAVVVGEEEDSGGHGRVRSDRWDESRGEEWVASLEYLPSLSEALAIKMVEDDLGDRRKERKVKKNSKNKTASVSRTKKHKSGMISLQLVGGMFCSKKAKSR comes from the coding sequence ATGGTGATGGAGGTAACCGCCGCGAGCCGAGCCGAGGTGGACACCTCCCGGCCGTTCCAGTCGGTCCGGGAGGCAGTGGAGGTGTTTGGCGAGcggcggcacggcggcggcaaCGGCAGCTCCAACGGGAGCAGCGCGCCCCCGGCGGCAGCCTCGCCATCGTCCGTGTTGCTGGAGTGCCTGAACAAGCTGGAGGAAGACCTGGCGGAGGCCAAGGGCGAGGTGGTGGAGCTGAGGCAGAGGCAGGCCCAGATGGAGGTGGCCGTGTCCAGCCTCAGCGTGCAGTTCAGCAAGGGCCTGGCCGTCTACTCCAGCCTCAGCAAGGGCAAGGAGGTGGCCGTCGTCGTCGGAGAAGAGGAGGACAGTGGTGGCCATGGCCGCGTCCGCAGCGACCGGTGGGACGAGAGCCGGGGCGAGGAGTGGGTGGCGAGCCTCGAGTACCTGCCGAGCCTGTCGGAGGCGCTGGCAATCAAGATGGTCGAGGATGACCTGGGCgacaggaggaaggagaggaaggtgaagaagaacagcAAGAACAAGACTGCCAGTGTCAGCAGGACCAAGAAGCACAAGAGCGGCATGATCTCATTGCAATTGGTCGGGGGCATGTTCTGCTCCAAGAAAGCCAAGTCCAGGTGA